The sequence below is a genomic window from Gossypium hirsutum isolate 1008001.06 chromosome A11, Gossypium_hirsutum_v2.1, whole genome shotgun sequence.
ATTGCATTTTTCAACTAGAAACTCAATTAATTTTCATGTTCTATTATAGTACCAATAGTTTCCAATGGCAATGCATATTGTAGATTCAAATAGGGTTAAATTCTGTGAACGTTATAGATTTAGTTTGTCttttaatttgatcttttttaatctctacacttttcaaattttaaaattttaatcctaccaaatgataactattaaattcCATGCGTCTAACGAAACAATCCTTTATTCTTCCAATTTTTCGATCTTCCCATTCATTACTCGTGAGgccttcttctcctttttctttccattCTACCACTgaataatttatatgaatttgcAAATCTAGATCGACTAATTGTTCTCGAATAACACCTACTCCAGTAGAAATTTCGCAACTTCAAAATGTATCGAAACCttggataataaaaaaaagtgGGATACTGTATTttcaagatttaatttcatattcgaATGAAACTCGTAATCATAAGAAAGTAGGTTTTTTAGCGATGGgctttgtaatagcccattttcagtgaaatcaaaacaatgatttcaggaccataaattcgatgagtaaattattagtttattattattttaatgtctataggaTACTATTAAGGTCGTAGTAAAAATTTGTTTAGAAAATTTGATGTTTGAAtgagtaattaagtaaaaaggactaaatcaaaaaagagtcaaagtagagttctattagttaaaagggtcaaatggctatagaactttaaagtgaaaAGACTTAGATGATAATAAGACCATTTTTGTAGTTGTTGGACATTCATGGCAAGgatttgtttcaaattttaataagtaataaggctaaaatggtaatttgggaattaaaagtaaattaagaaaagaaaagatgaattgaAGTTATCATCTTTGATTCTTTCTCCTAGCTTGGCCGAATACACCATTGAAGGGGGAGGGAGGGAagctttattttgaatttcacttGCGTGGTATGATTTTTAAGCTCGTttgtaatgatttttatgtttttaggatcTTTGTAGCTTAACCTACCTAACCCGgggatcaatttgcaaaattttaaagtttagagTTGTGCCATGAATGCTtttgtgtgattcttgatgttttatgatagattatgagtCTTTGTTGATAAATagacaagttttgttaagtaatttttgatgaaaattgtatttagggacttatttgtaaaaataataaaatttcatagtaaatttgtgaaatgatggtttATATGGATTGATTGCGGTCCCTATAGAATTCAGCTAGCTTGAGAAAATAATTAAGatgcttaaatttaaatttatgagattaaggactaaattgtaagaagttAAAAtgctaggggtaaaatggtaaatttttataaaaatgaattatggattaaattgatgcttagaattacttaattgaatgaaactattGCTTTAGATCACGAACGAGGTGACAATCgtggaaaaagaaagatttcGGAGTAATTCATATGCTTTGTAATTTCTACAATCTAGTTCAGTAAGTtcgttatatgtttatttttaattgaattgaataccTTATTAGTGATTAATCTTTGAATTCTGTTAAGAACAATGTTTAAATGTGGAATTATATTGCTATtcgctttgtgcctagcaggctttgtgtcgGAGTTATTTAGGCTTTGTACCTAGTAGGCTTTGTGCCAGTGTTATttaggctttgtgcctagcaggcttagtgcagGTATATTAAAAGTTAACATCCATTTGGAAATTTGTAGTTGATAGCAAATGAGTCTaatatcgaacttactaagctccctTGTACTCAttagtttgatttatttttgtaagACTCTTGGAATCGTTGCTTTGATTGGATCGACTCGAAAGCTCACAAACTATCATCATTTCGATAGTCATTTTGGTTTTTGTTATAGTTGGTTAAAGTGGCTTGTATTTAGGAAAGGTCCTTAGTAATACGATATTTTggtgaatatgtaaatattaaaagttgATAGGTTTATGCTTGTTGATATTGAATGGTATTTGGACTTGTGTTACATATCTAGGTAAGTCTTTTGGAGCACTTATATGTAGTAGATGTATAAGGCTTTTTGGTGCAAAGTGTTGGAGTATGAATGCTTCAATTGTGTTGTGTGTTTTAGTTTAATAAGTAAGGAGATATGATGCTTGAATTGTGATAggtttttggcatgttttggtaagttGAGGATGAATGCATTGAtgtgccttgtatggcatattggttgtatggaaatggtctattgaattggtcattttatgcatgttttggtaagaTCTTGAAGCTTTGAGATTGTGCACAAAATGCTTTTAGGTACATGCTTGATTGGGTGATGAAAATGGCTTGATGTTgaccaatttcatgtccacacagcctgagacacgagcatgtgtgacacacgggcgtgtgtctcagccatgtgtgacatacagccatgcgacacgaccgtgtgtctcctgTAGGTTTTAAGGATAACAAGTCAGACAATTACATGGCccagcacacggcctggcacacgggcgtatggcttggcATGTGACCCAACTTCGAAAGTTAAACGGGCTAGGACACAGTCATGTGTCCTTATTTTGATTATTGCATGGCCTGAGACACAAGCAtggtgtctcagctgtgtgacccttgcagtccaattttctaattttttttcttaaactttccaaatgtctttaatttagtcccgaattgtttcttaagtacttttagggcctcgaaggctcaattAAGAGACATTAGGTATGTGATTGAATGTAATTAGATTATGTTTGCATTGatgtatgaaataaaaatttaatgttctatttgtttggtaatgcttcgtaaccctattttgacgaaAGATACAGGTTATCGGTGTTACAGGCTTAGAGAAAGAAAAATCAGGATAGGGCCATGTAGGATCCCCCCTCAAAATTGGACATAAGAATTTTCTCTCATCTAACTCAAGTAGttacaccaaataaaaataaaggagtTCTCGCTTTCAAATTCAAGAACCCCAAAGCAGGTTTACTCTTTACTCAAGTTCCAAGAAACATTTCACTGATTGATTCTTCTTTTATTGATTTAGATTTTCATAATtctttattcaattcaaaattaggacataaatgaaattttaaattcttgAGTAGTCTACTTTCCCTCGAATACTGAATCctcttaaattaaaattaaaggtgTGTCATAAAGGATTTACTTGTCTATGTACCCTTCCATTCGATCTCTTAGGTCCTGCAGTACCTCGATGATTATACTACGATGCCCTTAACTTGAAGCCTAAGCCTATATGCAATGTATAGATTGTTGGATAAAAACACGTTAgccaacaaaaaaattaaatataaataaacacatatttatatataaaataaaatataaatagagcaatttatatttaatttgtcaaatacaaaaataaaaaaacaaaaccgtaacaaaagttgaaataaaaagaagaataaaCATTGGTCGAATGTCTCCCATGATACAACAACAATAGTGATCAAAGTAGTAGCACCTCTACAATGATCAACGAACGAACGTTGCCTTTTTTTATCACCAGAACATTTGAAAAAttcgaagaagaaaagaagaatttTGATAGCAACATAAAATCGATGTGAGAGAGCGGAAAAATGAGCAAAGAATTCTGAAGAAGTCTtagccttttataggcattcaaAGTGGAGGAATTTATGGAAATATCCTTGTATAAGCGATTAAATCTGCATTAAAGGGacaattaattaaaatcaaatcacaTTGATTAGAATCAAATAGTTCAAGatatatatatccttttatatcagattttgtatatatttgctgaggaaaaaaaaattgtgttaggCTAAAATATCTATAGGCCCATTTTGGGCTCGATCGATCCAAATATTTTGTGTTGCCCACGCCGTGCGAGTGCGCCTCAACCCCATCGAGTTTGAACCTGCACCCCTTGCGCGCgagataaaattttaagcttAATTATTCAATCACCTTTTAAGAGGGttcccatatatatacacatctcacacttggtattccaatgtgggatctaagcctttacttttcctcaacaaatatttccaagtagcttactttgaatatgaatttctcattcatcactcaatcattttgagcatatgatataccattgtaaaggtctcatggagtagaatatgaaaccataattttatgattcaactcttcaCCTTTACCTATAGGTAATATGCCTTAAAGTTCccataaaatgtaatttttccaacataGACTACTGCAATCGTAACATATTTGTTTCCTTGaacataatttcatttctttctaAAAGAACTAAAAGAAATGATAACGGTTAATTCCACAAAAAAAGAAGTTTTTTTTTCACGAGGTACAACTCAAAATtcatagttatttatttttactaactCGACCATAGACCAATTCCctttttatttgggagtattgAATACACCCATAATTTTGAGCTTCATGTTAATATTCCCAAGAGACATGTCAGGGCATCCCAATTCGATTGAATGGGAAGACAGTTTCTCATTCCTAATCTGTAAAACAATAATTTGATAAAATCACAGACCGCAGTATACTAGAGCTTCTAATTCTTTAAAAGGTTTGTCTAAAAGATTGGTGATATAACTAGGAAGGTGTTTCAAATACCATACATGAGTTACTGGATATGCTAGCCTTATGTATCTCATGTGTTATCTTCGTATCTAAGAATCAACAAATTCAACTcctcattgttcacaaaatttaAGACCCTTCCTATTGATTTCGAATTACTCGGCAATTTCCACAAGCGCAAATTCCACTTTTTATAGGTCCAAAAATTCTTTCACAAAATAATCCATCCTTTTCTGGTTTATTGGTTTTGTCACCTCTCCAATGGTTTCTCCATTAGGTAGGATTTTCTTGGCTCAAGCACTTATTTGTTGGGGAGAAACTGATCCAATTCAAAGTTGTTGATGTTTAAATCAGTCGATCatagaagaaaaattctaattCATTCCGATTAAGCTTCATTCCTATTAATTATTTGGAAGTTCTTCTTAGATACAAGGAAATGATTTAGTTTCAAAGCCAAAGATCATAATTCTCAGACGAGCAATCGAAAAGATTCTAGAGCATCTTTGAGTTTAGGTATTTTTCCTCCAATGGTCGTAGTCCCAAGTACTTCTTGGCGAGCTCTAATATGATCAGATTTATAAGTAAACATTTCTTGTAAAATATGAGCAACATCAAATCCCTCTAGAGCCCAAACCTCCATATCTCCTACTTGTTGTCGTCCTTGCTTGGACCTTCCTCTACGTGATTATTGTGTAATAAGTGCATGATGCCCACTGGAATGCCTATTTATTTTATCATCAACCCAAATAACCATGTGTAACAAGTgcataagttaaattttattattttcaaaatctaatgcGATCATATGTGGAATGCcattttagtttattattttcGCATATTGttcactaaaaattcaattaatgaaTTTATTACAATCATTTGCATTAATATTAAAATTCACAAAATTagaataattcaattaaaaaatatgaataaaatctACAACTATACGTATAGTACATGATTAGTAAGTgaatttatacaaatttaataGATACTATTTaggtcaagactaaaatttcaaattttgaataatacAAGGACTGAATTTGaccaattcaaaatatatataaactaaaattttttaaattaaaatataagaattaaatctttaaataaattatcaagaCGAGATtcgtatttaaaattttgaatgttcTTTATTACGATGAGATCACATATATTGAATGTTCACCATAAGCTAAGGCATTAATGGGAACTaagcttaaattaaatataatttgtcTTGGCTGTATTTATTCATGTCTGCTGACATAGACGAGGCTCGGAACATTGATGCTTGTTTATTCAAAACATGCTGCTTTCAAAAGTCTGAATTAAAAATATAACCTGCCTAATCCACTGCACTACAATGTTTATGATCATCATTATTATGAATATCATATCCACATTTCCGCAAGCTGTCTGCCGGTGTCTATTCGACCAAATTCCAGCCATCACGGATTCGATAGACGGTAGACTATCGACTTCTCAGAGTATCTCTTTCACCTTCTATATTATTCGATGAATCAAAATTGTTGAACCCACCCACTTTTCTCATGCTTTTGCCTGCAAGAATAGATTGCACGTGAGGATTGGGATGGCGAAAACATCTCCAAGGCATGAATGGGGCATGTTATAGAACAAGAATTGTAATTCACATGATCACTCACCTGGGAATACAAGAAGGTTCCGAGGATAGCAATGGCAGCTCCAAGAGCATTGATCGGCTGGACAGGCGTGCGGAAGATGATTATGGAGGAGACTATAACGGATATACGTTTCATGGTGTTGCCAACACTAAACGTCAAGGGAGAGATCTCATCGAGGGACATGTATGAGACCTGGTTGTACAGATGATAGAAAATACTCTGCACCGCCACCGACCTATCACAAATATATTTGTTAGCAAACACGAAGTAAGAAAATCATATACCATCACAACTAGATCCTAGACACTTTTAAGACATTTcccaaataaagaaaaatgataaaattagaagGAGAAAGCTAAGCATATGGTAAACACGAAGAGGATCAAAACCCGGACATAAAACGGATGACACGGATATCAGATAGTGTTCATGTTACAGGTGCCTATTGGAATCTTTAATGGAAGTCTAAGTAACTAGCAACAGTTCAGTTCAGTAAACAATGATGACAAATTGAATCCACGCTTGGAACATATATATTTCCGGTTCAGATTAAAGAGTCGTAATTGACATCATGAACGGAAATTCGAAGACTCGATTACTCCCAATTTTTTATCTCATGACTTCAAAACATCCACCAGAAACCAACAAATGAATCCATACAATATTaagtggaaaaaaaaataaaagagaacaaGGAATTAAAAACTTAGGACGTCGTGTTATTACCAGATGAATTGTGGTCCAATCTCAGATACGGCCTCTTTCCATCCTGCTACCCACATATGCGGTCCTTCCACAGCAATTGCAAAAGGTGTGAGAATTAAAAGAGACAACATGGATAGACATGCATAGTAATTCATCCCGCTAACGGATTTCCCCTTCATGCCCTTCTTTGAGAATATGTTACGGAAGACAAACGCCAAGTTTGATATCATAGCTCCCATAAAACCTGAAAATACCCCGTGAACAACCCAGTTTAGCACTCCGGTCATAACCCGAAAAagaaaattacataaatattcaaAACAAGACGCCATAGTAGTAAAAACACACTTGAAAAGAGAGTGCTCGGTTTCAAACTGATGGTCGACATTAATCTCATAAAGCACAGATAAAGAAAATAATCTTTTCCTAGTCCTGCAATTTCTCACCAACAGACAAGCAACAGTTATACTGAAGATTGTAATTTGCGTATCAAAGGAATTAAGATTGTTACCGGTCATATTGAAGTTGAGTTCGGTTAAGGCGGCAAGACCGCAACCACCAATGATGGGAACAAGGGAGAGATAAACTGCTGGGGGGAATGTCTCTCCAAGTAAGAACCTTGAAACAATGACACTGAAAGCAGGTTCACCACTTTTAATGATGTGGGTGAATGAAACAGCAACCTTTGACATACTCACAGTGGCTGCTACATGTCCAATTGTATGTGCCACAGCAACCTAGGAAAAATGAAACCACAAAAACACCAAACAAAGTTAATGAATTGACATCTTAATCTTAATTTTTCAGaaacatatatatcaaatttCCCTTTAGTTTTCTTCCACCTAATACCAAATTATGGTTTCGctttcatttaatttgttttctttgCAATCAGACAaactttaattttcataaaactgAATCACAGATcatttgctattttttttaaaaaaaaactttttcctCCCTATGATCCAAACAACATAAGCACATAAGGGAGTACATGAATTCCTATCATTGTCTTTCACTCTCACAAACCAAACAAAAGGATATGGAAAATCTCACCGGAAACAAAGCCTTCCAgaactccaaatcaatttttgGGGGCTCAGCAATCTTTGTAGCCCATGAAACCAACATCATTAAAGAACCACAGGCAAGGGATAAAGTTGAAGTCAACCAAGGGTAAGGGTAAGCATTCAAAACCTTCTTGTTATATATATTGAAAACCACATTCAAGGCCCACCATGTTGCAAAATAAGTcccaattttcacattttttgcTGCTTCTGATTTCGCTTCCGCTGCTGCCGGTGATGGCGACTTATCAGCTTCATAGGCCTTACATAGGATCACTGGTTTTTCATTAAAACTTTGGAAGTATGAGATATACAATGGCTTTGACAATGAAAGGAGGGTTATTTTCGGATGGTTCTGAAGATTCAAACATGGTAAAAATAAGGATCTACACGTTATTGATGAAGATCTTTTGTCAAAAACTGAATTTGAGACTGTTAAAGCGGGTTGCTTCAGAGTAAAgctcatatttaaaaaaaaaaattcagatcaAAACTCAAAAAGTTAAGCTGAGATAAGAATTCTTACTATCAAGAATTACCAGtaattatgaaaatgtttgaaataaCAACTaaactctattttcttttctattcatAAGAAAAAATCTATATCTTTTTcctttaaatgaaaattttgaatttataaatataaaaaaactatttataagaaaaaaaaataaaaataaaataaggaagaaAGAGAAATTTAGGAAGGTTGTTATTTGTAATTTAAAGAGGATAACAAGGAGGTGAAAACCTTGAAAATTTAATACAAGGAGAAACTTTCCTAACCCAACCAAACTTTTTAGTTCCATTTCATATggaaaatctttttcttttttctattaaaattattatcaGGTTTTTTCAATTTAATGTTAGGGtgtttttgttttacttaaaataattttctcaaaaataattttttaaaaataaattatttttttttggaaaaagtgagatttaaaaaaataaataatctttatttttattaaaaattaatttttaatatttataaaaaaattaaataaaataagaaataatatttttgtaaagtaATTAATTTAGAGTTTAGAAAGAGATAAAAGAGTAATGAAATCAAAGTTGAAAGAGCAAAGTTTTTCTTTGTTAGTGAAGGCCAAACCAAACTTCTCagtttattttatgtaaattggGCATACTTAATATTATTCatttaaaagataaattatattttaaaaatagaataaactataaaaatagttttttttactttaaattatattttagtaatttatgtttaaaatattatgttttagttatttacgttatcgttttgttacggaGTAATCACTTTACCGTTAAATTTCATTACCTCCCTAATAGCAGTCCTACTTGGCAATCCAAATAGATTTTAAATATCAACTTGGATATCctgggataaaaataaatttttaattaaataaatttaatttggattgccATGTAGAACATCTAAATTGATATTTGAAATCCATTTGGACTACCACATAAGACCACTGTTAGAGAGTTAACGGAATTTAACGGTTGAGTGACTAcatcgtaacaaaacaataacgtaagtaactaaaatgtaatttaagatAAACAAgttcttaaaaataaattgaataaactaattaattttttattataaaaaagaaaCTCAATATCCGATTAgtgaataccaatataaaatCAAACCCAACTAAACTCAAAATATAAACCTGAACACCCCACCGAAAATATAAAGTATAAACCCAATCACCAATTAATTTATTCAACCAAATCATTGgattttaaataataacatttttcaTAAAAGCTCACAATACATTTCTTTTCTcaaatttgttcttttcttttatttattataatttataatcaaataataaaaataaatcaatcaacatttgtataataataaatcttataattttataattccaTTAAGatagtaattttttataaataaataaatctttgaaaaaaattaaaataaaaaaaaaccaatcaaattaaatcaaaaaattctaacgaataattcaattttaacaattgagttattttaatttatttgattttgatgatttattcaatttatctaattattagaatataaaaatctAGCTCACTAAATGTACACATGTTTCAAGAGGTAGTTCCTCCACTTTTAAATCAATGAATACTTTAGTATAGAGTACAAAGGGATTTTATAACAAGCAGAATGGTAGAAATGATAAGCTGAAGATTGACTTACTCTAGTTGTTATATGAAGTTAGATTATGttattagtttttgtattttatgaAAGTTGTAGTTTTAGtttatgaactttaatttggttaattttaatttttatattttttgaatttgttaattttaatatttttattttttaaattttgaaattttagtcttgacctGAATAATAACAATTAAATGTTTTTGGTTAGATGCAATTATTAGTCTTGTATTATGCAGACAGTTGTAGATTCGGTTCATATTCTCCAACTGGATCATTTGAAATCTCTATACCTTTcgagttttaaaatttcaatgttGACGCAAATGACAATATTTAATctattaattagatttttagtgaataatatttgaaaataacaaaTTATTAAGGGACAAATTAAAATTAGAGAAATAAAGTAAAGAGTAGTAAACGGTGTGTTTAAGAGTTCAAAACATTACTGTAAAACGGTATGTCTTGATTAATTAAAACGGTGTGTATAGGGAGAGTTAAATGAAACGTTGCGTTTTAAGGGGGCTAAGGGTCTGAGCTGTAAGAAGGGCCAACAAACTGTTCAGCCTTCTTAAGCACACCATTGTACCAGGAAGCAATTATGAATTTGGTTAAGCAAATTCGatattttcttcttcctcttgaTTCTTTCTGCTTCTTACtttcttttttatcaaaatttctcTCTCAGATTTCTATTAGTAACAAAGGTATCAGAGCTTCAATCGATCCTCTATGGCCGGTGATGAGTCGAATCGAACCCTCTGGTCACACTCCATCATATGCTTTATCCTATTACTGTGGAAGCGCTCCACCAGGTTTTCTCACTTCATGGATTTGTGGAGAAGATCGTCATATTTCAAAACTCGATTGGCTTTCACCTGATCCAGTTTGAAGGACGTTTGAATGCTATCTTAGCTAGAATTTCTCTGCAAGGTCGTGATATTTATGATGGCTATTGCCAGCTTGATATACAGTGTTATGGTGCTAGTGTGGCGATTTAGGGCTCATGTGCGGATGAGGATGTGAGCGGTACCTCAAACGTCGGTTTCCAAATCTGAAAATGGTGACAGAGATGGTGATGTGGTGGAGGTAAAAAGGCCTAATAATCGTAATTCAACGCCTTCTGATTCGACACCGATGGTACAGATTGACACGAATGAGTATCGTGCAATCCTTAAGAAAAATCTCCATCAAGCCTGCGTTGCTGTTGCTCTCTCTCGTGCGTCAACTGTGAAGGTAGAAGGTTCGTCTGCAAAAGTTGAAAATCAAGCGCTTCAATCGGATCCGATGTTCAAGATTCCTCAGATACAAGAACAGGGTGAACTTGATGCTAGTATTTCAGTTGTTTCAACTACACAAAAAAGTCAGGGACACGAGTGAGGCAATCCATAGCTGGGACAAATGATAGGTGTACAGTGATGGGTAAGGTTCCTCCAAATGAATATCCCTTCAGTGGAGTGCCAGTAGCAAACGATCCAGTAGATTATTTTGATGGGATTTTAGGTGATTCTGTTGTTGGGAATTTAATGGCTTCTACTCTATATTTTGTTCATTGGTATTCTGTTAGATTTGATAACCCTAGCAAAACCTTTACTTTGGATTACTTAGATAGTGAGCTATTCAATAGTTCCTCAATTGTTTATTCTTGTTGCAACCCACGCATGCCTGAAGAAAGTGTGGTTTTGTTAGAAAATGGTGCACTGTTCTTGTTTGATTTAGCTTCCTATGTTAAT
It includes:
- the LOC107942752 gene encoding glucose-6-phosphate/phosphate translocator 1, chloroplastic isoform X1; translation: MSFTLKQPALTVSNSVFDKRSSSITCRSLFLPCLNLQNHPKITLLSLSKPLYISYFQSFNEKPVILCKAYEADKSPSPAAAEAKSEAAKNVKIGTYFATWWALNVVFNIYNKKVLNAYPYPWLTSTLSLACGSLMMLVSWATKIAEPPKIDLEFWKALFPVAVAHTIGHVAATVSMSKVAVSFTHIIKSGEPAFSVIVSRFLLGETFPPAVYLSLVPIIGGCGLAALTELNFNMTGLGKDYFLYLCFMRLMSTISLKPSTLFSSFMGAMISNLAFVFRNIFSKKGMKGKSVSGMNYYACLSMLSLLILTPFAIAVEGPHMWVAGWKEAVSEIGPQFIWSVAVQSIFYHLYNQVSYMSLDEISPLTFSVGNTMKRISVIVSSIIIFRTPVQPINALGAAIAILGTFLYSQAKA
- the LOC107942752 gene encoding glucose-6-phosphate/phosphate translocator 1, chloroplastic isoform X2, whose amino-acid sequence is MSFTLKQPALTVSNSVFDKRSSSITCRSLFLPCLNLQNHPKITLLSLSKPLYISYFQSFNEKPVILCKAYEADKSPSPAAAEAKSEAAKNVKIGTYFATWWALNVVFNIYNKKVLNAYPYPWLTSTLSLACGSLMMLVSWATKIAEPPKIDLEFWKALFPVAVAHTIGHVAATVSMSKVAVSFTHIIKSGEPAFSVIVSRFLLGETFPPAVYLSLVPIIGGCGLAALTELNFNMTGFMGAMISNLAFVFRNIFSKKGMKGKSVSGMNYYACLSMLSLLILTPFAIAVEGPHMWVAGWKEAVSEIGPQFIWSVAVQSIFYHLYNQVSYMSLDEISPLTFSVGNTMKRISVIVSSIIIFRTPVQPINALGAAIAILGTFLYSQAKA